Proteins found in one Saccharopolyspora phatthalungensis genomic segment:
- a CDS encoding CHAT domain-containing protein: MTSSPGRPHPSSHEAAIAALQHMVRSRDFAALPETTEALSRIVETIPPNDPQRSAAVNNLGNAMHLWFEAHGSAADLDDAIKYYREALDSARRNDRQRPLYWSNLALALFKQGRRSRRAELVEEAIVAFRQALQLSSRGSHQRVATLVQLADALWLHAELGGTETDEAVGVLHEAAADAPVDLPDRPMLLLRAGTTLLNCFSRDDDLEKLNTAVQLLYSAAEALPAGADSRLAICRLGIALRLRFDENGDPDDLRDAVDVLCHAAGESPHGEGILATLLFNLAGAAVEHFDCTTDRTALDQAIQVIDRSVDRLRAGDHRFASVLLAVSELQRRRFALTRDGRTLDVAVDFAAKAASCTDAPNEVRCCALRVFVSCLLCRFEHAGSDDDLARADAALAELERLAPADGPMRLGCWMQRGQLAMREHEHLHAKTALNTAITMYQRVLAAMPAEDPERAAVSLELGNALRRQSKQNRRRTYRLAYTTLRAAAQLRTAPAAARMRAAALAGRLAAETGRWEEAATMFKLAMGLFPMVTRFGPAPDAAQQHELSALLADTVACAVHDGTPKRAVELLEHGRNLLLARVGGAADEHAALAQEHPNIAADLQRVRRQLDYLPDNLLAAAVRRKAVHRQRRLADEWEQLVDEVRRRPGFGQYLEPTAFEQLSGAAAEGPVVLLNVSAYGSHALLVTAGEAVGLTLPNLDIRSTAKHTRLLLEANSAADVWAVLDWLWRSVAAPVFNVLSYYHVTAYGRVPAENQRWPRIWWCPTGPAAFLPLHAAGLEALPGRGRSVLERTVPSYTATLRSLLRARQADFPAGTARDPRVVLGNHATAHDEARLVARRWPATKVIELTESTRPTVLTTLTGPGPVHFACQGTQQAHDCSSSRLVGADDSPLALADLARLRGSAEFGYLSANEVTVAQGHPPCSITQLLPLLHHVAGFKHVIGPLWPIEDDTTIVEALYAELDDQAGLNPANAAEALHRTVREMRRLHPHDPRLWAAHVHVGP, encoded by the coding sequence ATGACCAGTTCTCCAGGACGGCCGCACCCATCGAGTCATGAGGCAGCCATCGCCGCCCTCCAGCACATGGTGCGAAGTCGTGATTTCGCCGCGCTTCCGGAGACCACCGAGGCGCTGTCGCGCATCGTGGAGACGATTCCTCCCAACGACCCGCAACGCTCCGCCGCGGTGAACAACCTGGGCAACGCGATGCACCTGTGGTTCGAAGCCCACGGCAGTGCGGCGGATCTCGACGATGCGATCAAGTACTACCGTGAAGCGCTCGACTCGGCGCGGCGCAACGATCGGCAGCGTCCGCTTTACTGGTCGAATCTCGCCCTCGCGCTGTTCAAGCAGGGGCGGCGCAGCCGACGGGCGGAGCTGGTCGAGGAAGCCATCGTGGCCTTCCGGCAAGCGCTCCAGCTCAGTTCGCGAGGATCTCACCAGCGCGTCGCGACACTCGTCCAGCTCGCCGATGCGCTGTGGTTGCACGCCGAGCTCGGCGGCACCGAAACGGACGAAGCCGTCGGCGTGCTGCACGAAGCAGCTGCCGACGCCCCGGTTGACCTGCCCGACCGGCCGATGCTGCTCTTGCGAGCCGGCACGACGTTGCTCAACTGCTTCAGCCGGGATGACGACCTGGAGAAACTCAACACCGCCGTGCAGCTGCTCTACAGCGCTGCCGAGGCGCTGCCCGCCGGAGCAGACTCGCGGCTGGCGATCTGCCGACTAGGAATTGCGCTGCGGCTGCGGTTCGACGAGAACGGCGATCCCGACGATCTCCGCGACGCCGTCGACGTGCTGTGCCACGCGGCGGGCGAGAGTCCGCACGGCGAGGGCATCCTCGCAACGTTGCTGTTCAACCTGGCTGGCGCGGCCGTTGAGCACTTCGACTGCACGACGGACCGAACTGCGCTGGATCAAGCCATCCAGGTGATCGACCGGTCGGTGGACCGACTGCGCGCCGGTGATCACCGATTCGCGTCCGTGCTGTTGGCCGTCAGCGAACTACAGCGCCGCCGGTTCGCGCTGACCCGGGACGGCCGCACGCTTGATGTCGCGGTGGATTTCGCGGCCAAAGCGGCTTCCTGCACCGACGCACCGAACGAGGTTCGCTGTTGCGCGCTGCGGGTCTTCGTATCTTGCCTGCTCTGCCGCTTCGAGCACGCCGGTTCGGACGACGACCTCGCCCGCGCCGATGCGGCGCTGGCCGAACTCGAACGCCTAGCGCCTGCCGATGGTCCGATGCGGTTGGGCTGCTGGATGCAGCGCGGCCAGCTCGCCATGCGCGAGCACGAACACTTGCACGCCAAGACCGCGCTGAACACCGCGATCACCATGTACCAAAGGGTCTTGGCGGCGATGCCCGCGGAAGATCCGGAACGCGCGGCGGTGTCGCTCGAACTCGGCAACGCCCTGCGACGGCAATCCAAGCAGAACCGGCGGCGCACTTACCGACTCGCGTACACCACGTTGCGGGCTGCCGCGCAGCTGCGGACGGCACCGGCCGCTGCGCGGATGCGAGCAGCGGCGCTGGCCGGGCGCCTCGCCGCCGAGACCGGCCGCTGGGAAGAAGCGGCGACCATGTTCAAGTTGGCGATGGGCCTGTTCCCTATGGTCACGCGGTTCGGACCCGCACCGGACGCCGCGCAGCAGCACGAGCTGTCGGCCCTGCTCGCGGACACGGTTGCTTGCGCGGTGCACGACGGGACCCCCAAACGGGCCGTCGAGTTGCTGGAGCACGGCAGGAACCTGTTGCTCGCTCGCGTTGGCGGTGCAGCCGACGAGCACGCCGCGCTCGCCCAGGAACATCCCAACATCGCGGCGGACCTGCAACGCGTCCGACGACAACTCGACTACCTACCGGACAACCTGCTCGCAGCGGCGGTGCGCCGCAAGGCCGTGCATCGCCAGCGCCGGCTAGCCGACGAATGGGAGCAGCTGGTCGACGAGGTCCGCCGCCGCCCGGGCTTCGGCCAGTACCTGGAGCCGACGGCGTTCGAACAGCTCAGCGGCGCAGCCGCCGAGGGTCCCGTGGTGCTGCTGAACGTCAGCGCGTACGGGTCGCATGCCCTGCTCGTGACCGCCGGTGAGGCGGTCGGTCTGACCCTGCCGAACCTCGACATCCGCAGCACCGCGAAGCACACCCGACTGCTTCTGGAGGCCAATAGTGCCGCCGATGTATGGGCGGTGTTGGACTGGCTCTGGCGATCGGTGGCGGCGCCGGTGTTCAACGTGCTCAGCTACTACCACGTCACCGCCTACGGTCGAGTACCGGCCGAAAACCAGCGCTGGCCCCGCATCTGGTGGTGCCCCACCGGCCCGGCCGCGTTTTTGCCGCTGCACGCCGCCGGCTTGGAGGCGCTGCCCGGCAGGGGCCGGTCGGTCCTGGAGCGCACGGTGCCGTCCTACACCGCGACGTTGCGGTCGTTGCTGCGCGCACGTCAGGCCGACTTCCCGGCCGGGACCGCTCGTGACCCGCGCGTTGTGCTCGGCAACCACGCGACCGCGCACGACGAAGCCCGCCTGGTGGCCCGCCGGTGGCCTGCCACGAAGGTCATCGAACTCACCGAGTCGACGCGCCCGACCGTGCTCACCACCTTGACCGGTCCCGGGCCAGTTCATTTCGCCTGCCAGGGCACGCAGCAGGCACACGACTGCTCATCGAGTCGGCTGGTCGGCGCCGACGACAGCCCGCTCGCGCTCGCCGACCTGGCCCGGCTGCGGGGATCGGCGGAATTCGGTTACCTGTCGGCCAACGAGGTCACGGTGGCCCAAGGCCACCCACCCTGCTCGATCACGCAGCTGCTACCGCTGCTGCACCACGTAGCGGGTTTCAAGCATGTGATCGGTCCATTGTGGCCGATCGAAGACGACACCACGATCGTCGAAGCACTCTATGCCGAACTCGACGACCAAGCCGGCCTGAACCCGGCCAATGCGGCCGAAGCCCTGCACCGAACGGTGCGCGAAATGCGCCGGCTCCACCCCCATGACCCGCGGCTGTGGGCCGCCCACGTCCACGTCGGGCCGTGA
- a CDS encoding IS4 family transposase translates to MVSESVMTREVRVAGGVFAPGHLGELTRIVPFEMVDDVLAGCGRVQARVRKLPSRVVVYLLLAAGLFEGLGFRGVWARLVAGLDGLRVPRPSATAIRLARQRLGVAPLKALFDLLRGPAAGPRTAGTRWRNLLVTAIDGTTMDVPDTPANTGWLGKHGGTHRKAGYPHVRVAALVACGTRTILDAVFGPRSQGETTLARQLVPSMGTGMLVLGDRMFGCQRLLAAITGTGAHVLVRLKRNRKTPVLQRYPDGSFLSVLGGLKVRVITCEITIATTAGRRSEIYRLATTLCDHRRYPAGEIIILYHQRWEIETAYLELKSTILGSRVLRSQTPDGIAQEIYALLTVYQVLRIAITDAAEAAGVDPDRASFTTALHTARDQLVQAANVITGTVIDLVGTIGGHVLDNLLPPRRLRVSPRAVKRPLSRYAHQSLRIDRTSYKATLDINLLTEDLTTSPSP, encoded by the coding sequence TTGGTTTCTGAGTCTGTCATGACCCGCGAGGTCCGGGTCGCCGGGGGTGTGTTCGCGCCCGGCCATCTGGGCGAGCTGACCCGGATCGTGCCGTTTGAGATGGTCGATGACGTGCTGGCCGGCTGCGGGCGGGTCCAGGCGCGGGTGCGCAAACTCCCGTCGCGGGTCGTGGTGTACCTGCTGCTGGCGGCGGGATTGTTCGAAGGTCTGGGATTTCGGGGTGTGTGGGCCAGACTGGTCGCCGGGCTCGACGGGCTGAGGGTGCCGCGTCCGAGCGCGACCGCGATCAGGCTTGCCCGTCAACGCCTTGGTGTGGCGCCGTTGAAGGCGTTGTTCGACCTGCTGCGGGGCCCCGCGGCAGGGCCCCGCACCGCCGGCACCCGGTGGCGCAACCTGCTGGTGACCGCGATCGATGGCACCACAATGGACGTGCCCGACACCCCCGCCAACACCGGTTGGCTGGGCAAACACGGCGGCACGCACCGTAAGGCGGGCTATCCGCACGTGCGGGTGGCCGCGCTGGTGGCCTGCGGGACACGCACGATCCTCGATGCGGTCTTCGGGCCCCGCAGCCAGGGCGAGACCACCCTGGCCCGGCAACTGGTGCCCAGCATGGGCACCGGGATGCTGGTACTGGGCGACCGGATGTTCGGCTGCCAGAGGCTGCTGGCGGCGATCACCGGTACCGGCGCGCACGTGCTGGTGCGGCTCAAACGCAACCGGAAAACCCCGGTCCTGCAGCGCTACCCGGACGGGTCGTTCCTCTCGGTACTCGGCGGCCTGAAGGTCCGCGTCATCACCTGCGAGATCACCATCGCCACCACCGCCGGGCGCCGCAGCGAGATCTACCGGCTGGCCACCACCCTCTGCGATCACCGCCGTTACCCCGCCGGCGAGATCATCATCCTCTACCACCAGCGGTGGGAGATCGAAACCGCCTACCTGGAACTGAAATCCACCATCCTGGGCAGCCGCGTGCTGCGCAGCCAGACTCCCGACGGCATCGCCCAGGAGATCTATGCCCTGCTCACCGTTTACCAGGTCCTGCGGATCGCGATCACCGACGCCGCCGAGGCGGCCGGGGTCGATCCCGACCGGGCCAGCTTCACCACCGCTCTGCACACCGCCCGCGACCAACTCGTCCAGGCCGCCAATGTCATCACCGGCACCGTGATCGATCTCGTGGGCACCATCGGAGGCCACGTCCTGGACAACCTGCTGCCCCCACGCCGCCTGCGAGTCAGCCCCCGCGCGGTCAAACGCCCACTCTCCCGCTACGCACACCAAAGCCTGCGCATCGACAGAACCAGCTACAAAGCCACCCTCGACATAAACCTCCTCACCGAGGACTTGACAACATCACCCAGCCCCTAA
- a CDS encoding FAD-binding oxidoreductase, whose product MTQIEPGSGPQIPYARAANGGNADDAESLTGWIEAAGTFAGVGNPAFGPVTVTPAQQQYPDLVRGLNQRYIGHPEEVRLVDSTEQVVRAVQDAVHAGKRLSVRSGGHCLEDFVYHPDVQVVIDVSRLNGVYYDAVRRAVAVESGATLYSVYERLYKVWGVTIPAGICYSVGVGGHVTGGGWGMLCRQFGLVVDHLYAVEVVVVDAAGRARSVVATREPDDPNRELWWAHTGGGGGNFGVVTRFWFRSPGATGRTPAALLPKPPKTVLLSGIAWPWNELSREEFAKLIKNYGAWHVANSAPENPNRALCSTMLLNHVSNGQIGLVTQVDASAPNAEGILRDYLTAINAGIQVEHGAITTDMGEHTAMPQFATPRELPWLEATRYLGTASSFLNDPTLRADYKSSYMRDNFTDGHVAALYEHLNSPDINNPSASVTVSSFGGQVNAVPENATASAHRDSAFKLLWQVMWTDPADDAKYLGWIRKSYHKTYADTGGVPVPNAVTGGCYVNYPDDDLGDPVFNRSTVPWHDLYYKGNYPRLQRIKREWDPRGVFRHSQSIRPAGE is encoded by the coding sequence ATGACGCAAATCGAACCAGGGTCGGGGCCGCAGATTCCTTACGCGAGGGCTGCCAATGGCGGCAACGCGGATGACGCGGAATCCTTGACGGGCTGGATCGAGGCCGCCGGTACGTTCGCCGGGGTCGGTAACCCCGCGTTCGGCCCGGTCACGGTCACGCCGGCCCAACAGCAGTACCCCGACCTGGTCAGGGGGCTGAACCAGCGCTACATCGGGCACCCGGAGGAAGTGCGCCTGGTCGACTCGACCGAGCAGGTCGTGCGCGCCGTGCAGGACGCGGTCCACGCCGGCAAGCGCCTCAGCGTGCGCAGCGGCGGGCACTGCCTGGAGGACTTCGTCTACCACCCGGATGTCCAGGTCGTCATCGACGTGTCCCGGCTGAACGGGGTGTACTACGACGCCGTCCGGCGGGCCGTGGCGGTGGAGTCCGGCGCGACGCTTTACAGCGTGTACGAGCGGTTGTACAAGGTCTGGGGCGTGACGATCCCGGCCGGGATCTGCTATTCCGTCGGGGTCGGCGGGCATGTCACCGGGGGCGGCTGGGGCATGCTCTGCCGCCAGTTCGGCCTGGTCGTCGACCACCTCTACGCCGTGGAGGTGGTCGTGGTCGACGCGGCCGGCCGCGCTCGCTCCGTGGTCGCCACTCGGGAGCCGGACGACCCCAACCGCGAGCTCTGGTGGGCCCACACCGGAGGCGGCGGCGGCAACTTCGGTGTGGTGACGCGGTTCTGGTTCCGCTCGCCGGGCGCCACCGGCCGCACGCCGGCCGCGCTGTTGCCGAAGCCGCCGAAAACGGTGCTGCTCAGCGGAATCGCCTGGCCCTGGAACGAACTCAGCCGGGAGGAGTTCGCGAAACTGATCAAGAACTACGGTGCCTGGCACGTCGCCAACAGCGCGCCGGAGAACCCGAATCGGGCGTTGTGCAGCACGATGTTGCTCAACCACGTCTCCAATGGCCAGATCGGGTTGGTCACGCAGGTAGACGCCTCGGCGCCCAACGCCGAGGGGATCCTGCGGGACTACCTGACCGCGATCAATGCAGGAATCCAGGTCGAGCACGGCGCGATCACCACCGACATGGGCGAGCACACCGCGATGCCGCAGTTCGCGACCCCGCGCGAACTACCGTGGCTGGAGGCCACCCGATACCTCGGCACGGCCAGCTCGTTCCTCAACGATCCGACGTTGCGCGCCGACTACAAGTCCAGCTACATGCGGGACAACTTCACGGACGGCCATGTGGCGGCCCTGTACGAACACTTGAACAGCCCGGACATCAACAACCCTTCGGCATCGGTGACGGTCAGCTCCTTCGGTGGCCAGGTCAACGCGGTGCCCGAGAACGCCACCGCGTCGGCGCACCGCGACTCGGCGTTCAAGCTGCTCTGGCAGGTGATGTGGACCGATCCGGCCGATGACGCGAAGTACCTGGGCTGGATCCGGAAGAGTTACCACAAGACCTATGCCGACACCGGCGGAGTACCGGTGCCCAACGCGGTCACCGGTGGCTGTTACGTCAATTACCCGGACGACGACCTCGGTGATCCGGTGTTCAACCGGTCGACGGTGCCCTGGCACGACCTGTACTACAAGGGCAACTACCCGCGGTTGCAGCGGATCAAGCGTGAATGGGATCCGCGTGGTGTCTTTCGTCACAGCCAGTCGATCCGGCCTGCGGGAGAGTGA
- a CDS encoding AfsR/SARP family transcriptional regulator has product MQFSVLGPLVLTSEFASPVLKAAKPKQILALLTIRANTIVSMHELIAEVWDEAPPVSAVTTIQSYVVQLRKLLATAANLTVPADAKRILSTEHNGYVLRIPNESLDLQRFMASARLGAQALADGDDEGAARQLREALDLWRGPALVDVPHGPLLSTHVTAMEQCRMSVLEQRVEADLRLGRHHALLTELTALTADRPFNENLAAKFMLALYRSGQRWKALSVYQELRHSLVEQLGLEPSLTLIRLQHAILNSDPTLDSPPGNGKPWSTDELMLALAQPTTG; this is encoded by the coding sequence ATGCAGTTCAGTGTGCTCGGGCCATTGGTGTTGACGTCTGAATTCGCTAGTCCCGTGCTGAAGGCGGCGAAGCCGAAGCAAATCCTGGCGTTGTTGACGATTAGGGCGAACACGATCGTATCGATGCACGAGCTCATCGCGGAGGTATGGGACGAAGCGCCTCCGGTGAGCGCCGTGACGACCATCCAGTCCTACGTCGTACAACTCCGGAAGCTGCTCGCGACCGCCGCGAACCTGACGGTGCCGGCCGATGCCAAGCGGATCCTGTCCACCGAACACAACGGTTACGTGCTGCGGATCCCGAACGAATCATTGGACCTCCAGCGGTTCATGGCCAGTGCCAGACTGGGTGCCCAGGCGCTCGCCGATGGGGACGACGAGGGTGCGGCGCGCCAGTTGCGCGAGGCGCTCGACCTGTGGCGCGGCCCAGCTCTCGTCGACGTGCCGCACGGGCCGCTGCTCAGCACGCACGTCACGGCCATGGAGCAGTGCCGGATGAGCGTGCTGGAACAGCGGGTCGAGGCGGATCTGCGGCTCGGCCGGCACCACGCGCTGCTGACCGAACTCACCGCGCTGACCGCCGATCGGCCGTTCAACGAGAACCTCGCCGCCAAGTTCATGCTCGCGCTCTACCGCTCCGGGCAGCGTTGGAAGGCGCTGTCGGTCTACCAGGAACTCCGGCATTCGCTGGTGGAGCAATTGGGATTGGAGCCCAGCCTGACCCTGATCCGGCTGCAACACGCGATCCTGAACTCCGACCCGACGCTGGATTCGCCGCCGGGTAACGGGAAACCGTGGTCGACGGACGAGTTGATGCTCGCCTTGGCACAACCGACGACCGGATGA
- a CDS encoding class I SAM-dependent methyltransferase gives MDQQRTSSASATSATELTSLDFEAIYQGRSPLEQLIGELTPWDIAGPQPVVVDWERSGRISGAVLDAGCGLGDNAFFLADRGYRVTGFDGSPTAIRRARECARARGAAVEFREADATNLTGLAGRFDTVVDSALYHCLEYDQRLRYLAELHGVCAPGGRLLLVCFSDRMTDAFSALNNIGEDELRGSMAAHWRITDLRRTGYATSLTRQDLERCAAAFGFTEPAELIETFDVDEQGRFLAPAWAVEAERRST, from the coding sequence ATGGACCAGCAACGCACTTCCAGCGCTTCCGCGACCTCGGCCACCGAACTGACCTCGCTCGACTTCGAGGCGATTTACCAAGGCCGGTCGCCGCTCGAACAATTGATCGGCGAACTCACGCCGTGGGACATCGCCGGACCACAGCCGGTCGTCGTCGACTGGGAACGCTCCGGGCGGATCTCGGGTGCCGTTCTCGACGCGGGCTGCGGCTTGGGGGACAACGCTTTCTTCTTGGCCGATCGCGGCTACCGCGTCACCGGGTTCGACGGATCACCGACCGCGATCCGGCGGGCACGCGAGTGCGCCCGGGCACGCGGCGCGGCGGTCGAGTTCCGCGAGGCCGATGCGACGAACCTGACCGGCCTCGCGGGGCGGTTCGACACGGTGGTGGACAGCGCGCTCTACCACTGCCTTGAGTACGACCAGCGTCTTCGCTACCTCGCCGAGTTGCACGGCGTCTGTGCTCCCGGGGGGCGGCTCTTGCTGGTCTGCTTCTCCGACCGGATGACCGACGCGTTCTCGGCGCTGAACAATATCGGCGAGGACGAACTGCGCGGCTCGATGGCCGCGCACTGGCGGATCACCGACCTGCGCCGCACCGGTTACGCCACCTCGCTCACCCGTCAAGACCTCGAACGCTGCGCGGCGGCCTTCGGCTTCACCGAGCCCGCCGAGCTGATCGAGACCTTCGACGTGGATGAACAAGGGCGTTTTCTGGCACCCGCGTGGGCTGTCGAAGCCGAGCGCCGATCGACGTGA
- a CDS encoding NAD-dependent epimerase/dehydratase family protein, whose product MTILVTGATGRVGSRFVPRLLRQGRPVRVLARDAGRAEGLAKLGAEVAIGDLTDRSDLDTALNGAKAVVHLGAAFRGVSDEEAVATNHTATVELAKAALQAGVERFVYASTSLVYGAGPGRPARESDEMSPPQGFGAYPISKADGEKALLDLHRTDGLPLRVARLAFVYGDGDPHLSESLIWATEWPLHKRFHLVHHADVSQALIRLTWAAGVDGEVFNVADDSAVTALELLDINGQPASPDAADRPLDNPWGDVLDSGKIRRELGFRPIYPTVYTARDAGAL is encoded by the coding sequence ATGACCATCCTCGTCACCGGAGCCACCGGCCGGGTCGGCAGTCGGTTCGTACCCCGCCTGCTCCGCCAGGGCCGCCCGGTCCGAGTGTTGGCCCGCGACGCCGGCCGCGCGGAAGGTTTGGCCAAACTGGGGGCCGAGGTCGCCATCGGCGACCTCACCGACCGCAGCGACCTGGACACCGCGCTCAACGGTGCCAAGGCCGTGGTACATCTGGGCGCGGCGTTCCGCGGCGTCTCCGACGAAGAGGCCGTCGCGACCAACCACACCGCCACCGTCGAGCTCGCCAAGGCGGCCCTGCAGGCCGGTGTCGAGCGCTTCGTCTACGCCAGCACGTCGCTCGTCTACGGCGCCGGGCCAGGCCGGCCTGCGCGGGAATCCGACGAGATGAGCCCGCCGCAGGGCTTCGGCGCCTACCCGATCAGCAAGGCAGACGGCGAGAAGGCACTGCTGGATCTGCACCGCACCGACGGGCTGCCGCTGCGCGTGGCACGGCTGGCGTTCGTCTACGGCGACGGCGACCCGCACCTGTCGGAATCCCTGATCTGGGCCACCGAATGGCCGCTGCACAAGCGGTTCCACCTGGTGCACCACGCCGACGTCAGCCAGGCCCTGATCCGGCTCACCTGGGCGGCCGGCGTGGACGGCGAGGTGTTCAACGTCGCGGACGACTCGGCGGTCACCGCGCTGGAGTTGCTGGACATCAACGGGCAACCGGCCAGCCCGGACGCCGCGGACCGACCGCTGGACAACCCCTGGGGCGATGTCCTCGACTCCGGCAAGATCCGGCGCGAGCTCGGATTCCGGCCGATCTACCCGACCGTCTACACGGCACGCGACGCCGGGGCGCTCTGA
- a CDS encoding MarR family winged helix-turn-helix transcriptional regulator, translating to MAERGGNRTERLRADIWQALYGLFMAEHESHLEAAAELDVTPGDLKTLIALEPGRADRMRDLAEKWRCDASTVTWVVNRLETRNLVERRAHESDRRVKVVVLSERGVKLRTKLLEHVYRPPEVLANLSAAELQTLHELVKRLCPGPA from the coding sequence ATGGCAGAGCGCGGCGGCAACCGGACCGAACGGCTGAGGGCTGACATCTGGCAGGCGCTCTACGGCCTCTTCATGGCCGAGCACGAGAGCCACCTGGAAGCCGCTGCCGAGCTGGACGTCACGCCGGGCGATCTCAAGACGCTGATCGCGCTGGAGCCCGGCCGGGCCGACCGGATGCGTGACCTGGCCGAGAAGTGGCGGTGCGACGCCTCCACCGTCACCTGGGTCGTGAACCGGCTGGAGACACGCAACCTCGTGGAGCGGCGGGCCCACGAGTCCGATCGCCGGGTCAAGGTCGTGGTGCTCAGCGAGCGCGGCGTCAAGCTCCGGACCAAGCTGCTCGAACACGTCTACCGCCCGCCCGAGGTGCTCGCCAATCTCTCCGCCGCCGAGCTGCAAACGCTGCACGAGCTCGTGAAACGGCTTTGCCCGGGCCCCGCCTGA